One genomic segment of Chitinophaga sancti includes these proteins:
- a CDS encoding c-type cytochrome produces MYRRVSIRMRKHFVSVLVLCVGLIASFSVKAADPSKGKALFKDNCASCHNVQKKLTGPALAGVEGRWSDKKLLHQWIHNSASVLASGDQYANALYKEYNIAMPAFPSFSDADIDDILAFIAQEEAKGGTTDKATNPTGTPGTNPEEGSANNSLLFGIITLILAVVALILLQINSNLNKLAADKEGVAVAEPVPFYKNKAYIALVILLLFMVGGYFTINGAIGLGRQKDYMPEQPIFFSHKVHPGMNQINCLYCHAGAEKSKHAMIPSENICMNCHKVISEYSGGDLFNAEGKKINGTAEIAKLYEYVGWDATAKAYTKPGKPIPWTKIHNLPDHVYFNHSQHVVAGKQQCQTCHGPITEEDEVHQFADLSMGWCINCHRTTKVQFADNKYYSIFEKFHQDVKDGKIDSVTVEMVGGTECQKCHY; encoded by the coding sequence GTAAGCATTTTGTGAGTGTTCTTGTCCTATGCGTTGGTCTGATTGCTTCCTTCTCTGTAAAGGCGGCTGATCCTTCCAAAGGGAAAGCATTGTTTAAGGATAACTGCGCATCTTGCCACAATGTCCAAAAGAAACTAACTGGTCCTGCCCTGGCGGGTGTTGAAGGCCGTTGGAGTGATAAGAAATTATTACACCAGTGGATCCATAATTCAGCATCTGTACTGGCTTCTGGAGACCAATATGCAAATGCTCTGTACAAAGAGTACAATATTGCGATGCCTGCTTTCCCTTCTTTCTCTGACGCCGATATCGATGATATCCTGGCGTTTATTGCGCAGGAAGAAGCTAAAGGTGGTACTACTGATAAAGCTACCAATCCAACTGGCACCCCAGGTACTAACCCTGAAGAAGGAAGCGCTAACAACAGCCTCCTTTTCGGTATTATTACCCTGATCCTCGCAGTAGTTGCATTAATTCTCCTCCAGATCAACAGCAACCTGAACAAACTTGCTGCTGACAAAGAAGGCGTAGCGGTGGCAGAACCTGTTCCATTCTACAAAAACAAAGCATACATCGCGCTGGTGATCCTGCTCCTGTTCATGGTTGGTGGTTATTTCACTATCAATGGTGCAATTGGTCTGGGTCGTCAAAAGGATTACATGCCTGAGCAGCCAATCTTCTTCTCTCACAAAGTTCACCCGGGTATGAACCAGATCAACTGTCTGTACTGCCACGCTGGTGCTGAGAAGAGTAAGCATGCAATGATTCCTTCTGAGAACATTTGTATGAACTGTCACAAAGTGATCAGTGAATACAGTGGTGGTGATCTGTTCAATGCTGAAGGCAAGAAGATCAATGGTACAGCTGAAATCGCCAAATTATACGAATACGTAGGTTGGGATGCTACAGCGAAAGCTTACACTAAACCAGGCAAACCAATTCCATGGACTAAGATTCACAACCTGCCTGACCACGTTTACTTCAACCACTCTCAACACGTAGTAGCTGGTAAGCAACAGTGTCAGACTTGTCACGGTCCGATCACCGAAGAAGATGAAGTTCATCAGTTCGCAGATCTGTCAATGGGTTGGTGTATCAACTGTCACCGTACTACCAAGGTGCAGTTTGCAGACAACAAATACTATAGCATTTTCGAGAAGTTCCACCAGGATGTGAAAGATGGCAAGATCGACAGCGTGACTGTTGAAATGGTCGGTGGTACTGAATGTCAGAAATGTCACTATTAA